Proteins found in one Triticum aestivum cultivar Chinese Spring chromosome 4D, IWGSC CS RefSeq v2.1, whole genome shotgun sequence genomic segment:
- the LOC123096342 gene encoding uncharacterized protein isoform X1 → MHAFCFCCALFSVYLCCAFLVLIVIYLHPTELSYRRCCGLLANMLYILWFGIYRMPSQVMDPLWLLRPSLRSERKLYFGRRNPYLRRWHFVLGGLLRRLHGHVSPHLHFVIDDIYDHDTWHLGYDCDLCNGCIVEGAVVPVQQGLHLLPQLARPASAAADSDCVWRWWP, encoded by the exons atgcatgcTTTTTGTTTTTGTTGTGCCTTGTTTTCCGTTTATCTTTGCTGCGCCTTTTTAGTTTTAATTGTTATTTACCTTCATCCGACCGAATTGAGCTATCGGAGGTGCTGCGGTCTTTTGGCAAACATGCTCTATATTCTATGGTTTGGCATCTACAGGATGCCATCTCAGGTCATGGATCCACTGTGGCTGCTTCGTCCTTCACTGAGATCAGAG AGAAAATTATATTTTGGAAGAAGGAACCCATACCTCAGAAGATGG CATTTTGTGCTTGGTGGCCTTCTTCGCCGACTTCATGGGCATGTCAGCCCTCATCTCCACTTCGTCATCGACGACATCTACGACCACGACACCTGGCACCTTG GGTATGATTGTGATCTGTGCAATGGGTGCATAGTGGAAGGGGCTGTCGTTCCAGTTCAGCAGGGGCTGCACCTTCTACCGCAGTTAGCCCGCCCCGCATCGGCAGCAGCGGATTCAGATTGT
- the LOC123096342 gene encoding uncharacterized protein isoform X2, whose product MHAFCFCCALFSVYLCCAFLVLIVIYLHPTELSYRRCCGLLANMLYILWFGIYRMPSQVMDPLWLLRPSLRSERKLYFGRRNPYLRRWHFVLGGLLRRLHGHVSPHLHFVIDDIYDHDTWHLVEGAVVPVQQGLHLLPQLARPASAAADSDCVWRWWP is encoded by the exons atgcatgcTTTTTGTTTTTGTTGTGCCTTGTTTTCCGTTTATCTTTGCTGCGCCTTTTTAGTTTTAATTGTTATTTACCTTCATCCGACCGAATTGAGCTATCGGAGGTGCTGCGGTCTTTTGGCAAACATGCTCTATATTCTATGGTTTGGCATCTACAGGATGCCATCTCAGGTCATGGATCCACTGTGGCTGCTTCGTCCTTCACTGAGATCAGAG AGAAAATTATATTTTGGAAGAAGGAACCCATACCTCAGAAGATGG CATTTTGTGCTTGGTGGCCTTCTTCGCCGACTTCATGGGCATGTCAGCCCTCATCTCCACTTCGTCATCGACGACATCTACGACCACGACACCTGGCACCTTG TGGAAGGGGCTGTCGTTCCAGTTCAGCAGGGGCTGCACCTTCTACCGCAGTTAGCCCGCCCCGCATCGGCAGCAGCGGATTCAGATTGT